The Phenylobacterium montanum genome window below encodes:
- a CDS encoding thermonuclease family protein, which produces MSALRLDKRVCLLALAVLLGAAAPAPIVGRARVVDGDTLTVAGARVRIWGIDAPEGRQTCRDAAGHGYACGEVATARMRALVAGGDVSCVVRDHDQYGRSVSQCRAGGQDLGAAMVGAGLAVEYRRFDGGAYAAVEAEARRARRGLWAGTFEQPSEWRADERSAVAAAPQAAVPSSCVLKGNINARGLRIVHAPGQRDYAATRIDTARGERWFCSLEAAEAAGWTPARR; this is translated from the coding sequence ATGAGTGCGCTGCGGCTGGACAAACGCGTCTGCCTGTTGGCGCTCGCGGTCCTCCTGGGCGCCGCCGCGCCCGCGCCCATCGTCGGCCGCGCCCGGGTCGTTGACGGAGACACCCTCACCGTGGCGGGCGCCCGGGTCCGTATCTGGGGCATCGATGCGCCGGAGGGCCGCCAGACCTGCCGGGACGCCGCCGGCCACGGCTATGCCTGCGGGGAGGTCGCCACAGCGCGGATGCGCGCGCTGGTCGCCGGCGGCGACGTCAGCTGTGTCGTGCGCGACCACGACCAGTACGGTCGGTCCGTCTCCCAGTGTCGCGCCGGCGGGCAGGACCTGGGCGCCGCCATGGTCGGCGCCGGCCTGGCCGTCGAATACCGCCGCTTCGACGGCGGCGCCTATGCGGCCGTCGAGGCGGAGGCCCGGCGCGCCCGTCGGGGCCTCTGGGCGGGGACCTTCGAGCAACCGTCGGAATGGCGCGCCGATGAGCGCAGCGCGGTCGCCGCCGCGCCACAGGCCGCCGTCCCGAGCAGCTGTGTGTTGAAGGGCAACATCAACGCCAGGGGTTTGCGGATCGTCCATGCCCCAGGTCAGCGCGACTACGCCGCGACCCGGATCGACACGGCGCGGGGGGAACGCTGGTTCTGCTCGCTCGAGGCGGCCGAGGCGGCGGGCTGGACCCCGGCCCGGCGCTAG
- a CDS encoding ParB/RepB/Spo0J family partition protein translates to MTDTQTVPAAPPTPMTSIKVRLGDLGLAPENLRFKEPADDGVPQLAETILAAGVVIPPIVRPGRKGEQRFMALDGRRRRFGLLLLAERGDLTDDYEVDCLLAETKAQQVAGIMLPATEHAPVHIADVITAIGKLRKTKLDTAAIAAALGYAELEIKRLEALAAVHPNVLKALRAGKLTLKQVRLFARIGDKKQQAEIAQTALDGYFQDYQLKGLVTRGRVTVDDPRFTLVGMDRYVAAGGRVSSDLFAELPDALLDPDVLTTAWRERVQPIVVHLQADGLAVYLGDDGDFGAPEGFSRLPYVYRPDLTEAQTTALNEANYRVTQLSSDLQDIDPEADEAPGAFGPLVSAMAAVAGAPLSRCKIGAVILSPAASDYGFAASFYAVPLPASELPEEIEDEEDEDEDAEVGGRYGRAVADVEVPKADVEVEGSSHVFHETRTDVATRGLIRDLADDPSAALTVLVAQLFKQLALHSSGGLDASALQISGVRYSRGSTPPIAALDGEVKARLDAKRAAYKASGLRPITWVETLAHGEKMALLAELTAMSLNLREARTSMIRHGARAEAAEIATLCGADISAHWTPDAAYLAVHSKKQLLALLDEMEAEDDRAKTLKKDDLVAFVAEAAAERQWAPAALAWDRPIEAEADEDAEPDSEGDEAGPEAGEGDAPEVSIAA, encoded by the coding sequence ATGACCGACACCCAGACTGTCCCGGCCGCGCCGCCGACTCCGATGACTTCGATCAAGGTCCGCCTCGGCGACCTCGGCCTTGCGCCCGAAAACCTTCGTTTCAAGGAACCCGCTGACGACGGCGTGCCCCAGCTCGCCGAGACCATCCTGGCCGCCGGCGTGGTGATCCCGCCGATCGTGCGGCCCGGCCGGAAGGGCGAGCAGCGCTTCATGGCGCTGGACGGCCGCCGCCGGCGTTTCGGCCTGCTGTTGCTGGCCGAGCGCGGCGACCTCACGGACGACTATGAGGTTGACTGCCTGCTGGCCGAGACCAAGGCCCAGCAGGTGGCCGGCATCATGCTGCCGGCGACCGAGCACGCCCCGGTTCACATCGCCGACGTGATCACGGCCATTGGCAAGCTGCGCAAGACCAAGCTGGACACCGCCGCCATCGCCGCGGCCCTGGGCTATGCTGAGCTGGAGATCAAGCGGCTGGAGGCCCTGGCGGCTGTCCATCCCAACGTCCTGAAGGCCCTGCGGGCGGGTAAGCTGACCCTGAAGCAGGTCCGCCTGTTTGCGCGCATCGGCGACAAGAAGCAGCAGGCCGAGATCGCCCAGACCGCGCTCGACGGCTACTTCCAGGACTACCAGCTGAAGGGCCTGGTGACCCGCGGCCGCGTCACCGTCGACGACCCGCGCTTCACCCTCGTGGGCATGGACCGCTACGTCGCCGCCGGCGGCCGGGTCAGCTCGGACCTGTTCGCCGAACTGCCGGACGCGCTGCTGGATCCCGACGTGCTCACGACCGCCTGGCGCGAGCGCGTCCAGCCGATCGTGGTGCATCTGCAGGCCGATGGCCTGGCGGTGTATCTCGGCGACGACGGAGACTTCGGCGCGCCGGAAGGCTTCTCCCGACTGCCCTACGTCTATCGCCCGGACCTGACCGAGGCGCAGACCACGGCGCTGAACGAGGCCAACTACCGGGTCACCCAGCTGTCGTCCGACCTGCAGGACATCGATCCGGAGGCGGACGAGGCGCCCGGCGCCTTCGGACCCCTGGTCAGCGCCATGGCCGCCGTCGCCGGCGCCCCGCTCAGCCGCTGCAAGATCGGCGCGGTGATCCTGTCGCCGGCCGCCTCGGACTACGGCTTTGCGGCGAGCTTCTACGCGGTCCCGCTGCCGGCCAGCGAACTGCCGGAGGAGATCGAGGACGAGGAAGACGAGGACGAGGACGCCGAGGTCGGCGGCCGCTATGGCCGCGCCGTGGCCGACGTCGAGGTGCCGAAGGCCGATGTTGAGGTCGAGGGCTCCAGCCACGTTTTCCACGAGACCCGCACCGACGTCGCCACCCGGGGCCTGATCCGCGACCTGGCGGACGATCCCAGCGCGGCGCTGACGGTGCTGGTGGCGCAGCTGTTCAAGCAGCTGGCCCTGCACTCCTCCGGCGGCCTTGACGCCTCGGCGCTGCAGATCTCCGGGGTGCGTTACAGCCGGGGCTCCACGCCGCCGATCGCCGCCCTGGACGGCGAGGTGAAGGCCCGTCTCGACGCCAAGCGGGCGGCCTACAAAGCCTCCGGCTTGCGGCCGATCACCTGGGTCGAGACCCTGGCGCACGGGGAGAAGATGGCCCTGCTCGCGGAGCTGACCGCCATGTCCCTGAATCTGCGAGAGGCCCGCACCTCGATGATCCGCCACGGGGCCCGGGCCGAAGCCGCCGAGATCGCCACGCTTTGCGGCGCCGACATCTCCGCCCACTGGACCCCGGACGCCGCTTATCTCGCCGTCCACTCCAAGAAGCAGCTCCTGGCGCTGCTGGACGAGATGGAGGCCGAGGACGACCGGGCCAAGACGCTGAAGAAGGACGACCTGGTCGCCT